TACGCGGGCCTTGAATTCGGGTTCGTGTCTTTTCCGTTTGGCTTTCATTATGTGTCGCTGTGGTTTGGGTTTAACACCCACACCCTTCAGCCACAATCATAGCTTAACCCCTGGCCCGGTTTTCGGGGTCCGCCTCACTCCTTTGTTGGCACCTGTATAGGCAAACCCCGATGGATCAACCCATCGACCGGAACACGGAGCAACGAGCTGCAACTAAGTGCAAACTATCGTGGGGGGATTATCTCGCTCTAAAGGCTCAGCATCCAGATTTGTGGGAACGTTGGGCGCTTAAAAGGGAGAAAGCCAAGGCTCATGGCTGGCCCCCCCAACCAGAGCAACTTCGGAGATACCGTAAGAGCAAAGCCCCTCAAGAGCGTAAGGCTGAAAAGCGGATGTTCGCCACTGCCCCGCGCACTAGAGGACTCCCCAGGTGGATGAAGGAATTCGTTTGGGCAACCCATCAATGGGAGCAACTGACTATGAAAGGCAAATCTCCATCATTCGCTGAGCTGAGCCAGTGGAAAGCCTTTAGGATGGCGAGGAATTACTCGTCCAAGGCTAAAAGCAAAGTATCAGCTGCGCCCGGGGAAGTTGCTCAATCTCCGTCTTGAGGCTAACCCCGTTCCTTCCTGGATTGCATCCTTCCGCCAGTGTACTTCCGCCAAGGCGTTTTGATTCAAGGTCCGCTGTCCTCACCCTCGGGAGCATTAAAAACGCGTCCTAGCCCGATACGTCCCCCTCAATTTCGGACATTAGGGTTCAAGCTTCTCGGAACTTCGTAAGGCTCCTTTGAAAGAATAGGGGAACCTTGCCAACTTTCCCGCCTCGATTCTTCCCGATGAGAAGCTCCGTAGGAACACCGGCTTCGGTCCCTTGCTCGGGCTTTTGATGCAGCAACAAAACGATGTCTGCATCCTGTTCGATACTTCCAGAGTCGCGCAGGTCACTAAGCTGAGGCCTCCGCCCCTCCTTCTCAACGTCTCGGGAGAACTGACTACCAATGATAATCGGCACGCCTAAACCCCGGGCGAGCTGTTTAAGCGATCCACTTACTTCTGTGATTCCTTCGTAGCGTGACGCTCTCTTATTGCTGGACTGGATGAGTTGCAAATAGTCGATAACGATTAGTTTAACCCCTTCCTCTTTGAGCATTTGTCTAGCGACGGGCTTGATTCGGTCCAGGGTGTGAACGTCTCCGTCCTCGAAGTGGATAGGAACGCGGCAAAGATCCGTTGTGGCCTTTAGAAACCGCCCCTCTTCTTCAGGTCCCATTGCTCCTTTATTAGCGATTTCGGACGGCACTTCAGAACAGGAACATTGAAGCCGAAACATCAATTCCTTAGCCCCCATTTCGAGCGATATGTAAGCCACCGGATGACCGGCAGCAGCAGCATTGTGGGCGATTTGCAGCATGAGAGCCGATTTACCATGGCCCGGGCGTCCCCCTACAACGACAAGCTGCCCAGGTTTCAAACCCCAGAGCATTTGATCCAGTTGGTGAAAGCCGGTAGGGAGTCCTTGGATCTGCCCGGGATTTCTCGCCGCTTCCTCTAGGTCATTTGTTATATCGGCCATCAATTCGCCCCGTGTCTTGCGCCTATTTCCACCTTTGGGCCGCAAGCTGAGGATTCTACTTTCCGCCGCGTCAAGAACTTGGAGAGCGGGGGTCGATAGATCATTTATCGACGCCTTGATAGTCTCCGTCTCTGAAGCAACTGCCCTCCTCAATGCGAAGTCCTCTAGACCTTGCAAGAAGTAGTCGAACTGAGCGCTAGACCCTGCTGTATCCGGCAAGGTGTTCAGATAGGGAAGCCCCCCTACGTCTGGAGCCTGGGCCGTCCTTTCCACAAAGGCTGAAACCGTCACGGTGTCGATTTGGTGACCTTCCTCCATCATCGTCCGAAGGATGGTAACCAATGCTTGATGCCGAATGTCGTGGAATAGATCCAACCTAAGCTTTGAAATCAAATTGGAATCCATCAAAGCGCATCCCAAACAGCCCTGTTCGTCGGTAGGGCTCTGAAGAGGAACGTCGGATCTACTCATGACACCCCTCCTAAACGCTCGCGCAGTTCTGCTTGTCGCTCCTTCAGTTCTCTAATCTTCTGGCGCGTGGCGGGTGCTTGCTCTGGTGAATAGTCGAGGTCGGCTTCTAGTTCCCGGATTCGACCGGGGAGAGCTTTCAACTCTTGTTCTAAGCTTATCCTATCCGCTGTTGATATTGGTCCTCCTCTATATGTATTACCTTTACTAGTGCTGCGACATGGTGTCGTAGGGCTAGCGACAGCCTGTCGTAGGGGGGGGAGTGAATATCGGCACTCCCCGGTGCCTCCAAGCCGATTCTTTGTTGGGCTCCGGATGACCATTTCCAGTTTCTCGAGATGGGATAGGGAGCGCTGAAGGGTACGGGTCGAAACGGCAGCAAGAGTCGCCAGGCTAGACTGAGGTTTCTCAAACTGTGGCCCTTCAGTGTTGGCGACATCACACAATGCCATCCAAACTGATAGAGTCGAAGTACGGTCCCGCTTGAGTTCATTTCGAATCTGTTCCAAGTGGGATCTTTGAAGTGAAAAGAAACTCATTTCGACTCCCTCCGAAGTCGACGGAATGCAATTGCCAAGGAGGAATGAAACCGCGCAAGGCATTCATCGACATCAATGGGGCGACGTTGTTGGCGAGCAGAGTTTCGCCGCTTGCGATAGGGTGGAAGGTCTTTCATGGCGCTTGTGCGCTTGCCTTCAATGTCGGAACGAGTTAGTGAGATGAGTGTCTAGATCAACTCTCCCCCCGCCGAGCGAAAGCAAAGCGGGCTTTTTATTCTAACGTCCTTCCGTGGGAGCGCTCACCCCTCACTTCCGCTGTCTTGACCCTCTCCAGGCTTTCCGACGCGTCGTAGCGAATACGTAGGGATGAATTTGAGGTTTTAGGCGGAGCACCCAACACCCGGCGCATAGCTTCTTGGGCTGAAGCAAGGTCGAGGAATGTCAGTCCATGCTCCCCCCATCGCTCCGATCGAGGGTAACTCTCCCGGGCAGGGTAATTCTTCCCGAATAGCTTTTGAGCTGGGAGAACTTGAAGCTCTACCAACTCGAAGCGCTTCACGCTTTCGGGCGACCGAGATTTTTCAAAGATGGCAACCATCCCCTCCCGGGCTAGTTGGCGAAAGGTGAAGCCGTCACAATGGAATTCGGCAAGGTAAGAAGTGGGTAGCCCATTCGATGCCTCATCGGTGGTATTGGTCTCAGTGGATTCGCTTAACAATACAATGGCTTGCGATTTAAATGCATCCATTAGATGCCGCCTTTCTGATGGCGCTGGAGGGCTCTTTGGACGGCACTCCAGGAGTATAGGCGTCGGCGACTCCCCGGCAGTTGTATGCTCGGGATTAGGCCTTTGCTAACCTGATTTTGAATTGTCCTAGCGGACACAGGGTAGCGTCTCAGGAGTTCTTTTTGATCGATGATGTCGGAGAATCTGTCTTCTTGGGTCTGCGTTTCGTTTGCCGGAATTATCATTAGTTTTGATGCGTCCAGCAGCGTTATTGCGCTGGGCGCACCTAACCGATGGCATGTATCAATCTCCTGGCGCAAAGCTGAGGAGGAAGAAGAGGGGGAAAGTCCCTATTGTTGGGACGGGGAAGGGGAGAGAAATGACGAAAACATGAACGAACCTGCACTGATCAACTTCGAAAGTCGCTATCTCAATTGTTGCCAGATGCAGGCAACCGCCAAGCTAGATGAGGGAATTCCACTGACTATACGTCCGTTGTCGGGTCTTGTAGTTTTCCACGATCGTAAGCCAGGACGATCGGAAATCGACATCCCTATTGTCTACCTCCGCAGATATCTTCAGGAACGCGTTCACAACTCTGGGGAATAGTTCACTATTGAATTTCTCTATCTGGTAAAGAAATTCGAGTAAGCCGAATTTCTGCCCATCAAGAGTGCGGTACCATCGCTTGTTACTCAGCCATTCCCGAGCGACAGCAATCGCGGTATCGGTGCCGTAAATTGACAGCTGGCCAACCTTCCGGAGCCTCTTGAGCTTCTTGCGCTTTAGGAAGCGCTGAAGGGTCTTTCGGGCGACCCCTGTTCCTTCGGACAGGTCATAAACCGACATCTCAAGGTTCATTTTTCCCCATTCAGAAAAACGAGGTTTGTCTGGCGTTTGGTCCTGGAGCGATTTAGAGCCAGCTTTCGGTTGGTTGGGAAGCGACTTAGCAAGTTCAGCCATCATCGCATAGACCTTTGCTTCTGGGGTAAGGGACGCCCTTTTTTTCTCAGCGATCTTGTTAAGCTTCTCTCGTTGGACGGGATCGAGTTCCTCTTCCGCCATCCTCTCCTCGGGAAGTGGGGAAACCTCATACAATTCTCTGAGGCGGGTTATCTCCTTACGCAAAAGATCAACCTGCATTGCTAGGAGGAACTGTTCCTTCCCGGACAATGGCTTGAGACTTACACTCGACGTGATCTCCTCAGTCACCCTGTCTTTAGCCTTTATGGCTTTTTCCCATTTCTTTTGGGTGTCCTTAAAGAACTGAGTGGGAGCGAGGCTTTTGATCTGCTCTACTAAACTATCACGTTGGGTAAAGAAATCAGCTTCCCGAAGTTTGATGAGCATCCTCCGCTCGGCCTTTTCTGATTCCGAGTAGTTCATTCCGGTAGCCGATCCCCTTGTGTTTCTTTTCATTGTTTTGTCGGCTCCACGCTGAACCACTTTTCCGCCTCGGCTTTCGTTGCGAGGCCTCGGTAGTGGCCGTGAAGCATTGTTGGGGAGTGCCCCGCCAAGGCAGCGGTCATGTTTTCGTTCTGATGTAGGGCGTAGTGGAAGGTGACGAAGCCATGCCGAAGCCCGTTCTTGCGTGATGGCACTTTCAACTTCTTGCGGAGGGCAATGAAGGCTTGCACGTAACCGTTGGGAGTTTCCCACTGATTCGCAACTTTGCCGGTCGACTCCTTATGTGGCTCGAGCCAAGCCGCGAGGGCAGGGCCGATCTCTGCCAACCTTCGCGAGCGAGTCTTAGACTTTGCGCTCGAAATTTCGATGTGGCCCTCAACCTTGAATACGTCACTCCAGTCGAGGCGGAGAGCTTCTTCCAGACGGAGGCCAGCCAAGGCCTGGATCGCGATAACCGCTCGCATGGCACCGGATGACCCTTTCAAGAGCTTGTGGAGTTCCCCCGGACGGTAGAAGTCGATGACTCCCTCTTCCTTCGCCTCAATCATCATGGCGTCGGCCTCGTTGAGCCGATGGGTCGCCGGGAGGTAATCGTTCCGGACGCACCATTTGAAGAACAGTCGGAGAGTGATTCGGCGGTCATTCCTCGACTTGACGGATAGCTCCTTGAACGCTTTGAAAAACCGGTTGAGAAGGTCCTTGGATAGATCCTCGAGCTTATGGCCGCTGAACGTCGTGGAGAACTGCCTGAGCCAGCTCTCAACGTTGGCCACATACTTCGGATTCAAGGCGGAACGCTTTCCCTCTACTGCCTCAGCTTTGGGGGCTCTTAAAGCCAGGAATTCCTCCACCGCCTCGCCAAGGTCCTTGGTGCGGACTATGGCAAGAGTGCTGAGGTAGGTGTCCACGACATCGCCAAGGCTCCGGCCGTCCAGCTTCCGGGCGGCTTCCAGGTATCCGGCAACCGCCTGGATAGGGCTAATGGACTGGCCTGTTTGCTTTCGGAAGGTATCCAAGGCATCGCGGATAGCCAGGGCGTCCGAGGCTTCCTTGGCTGTTAAGGAGAGGGTTTGATCCCCGGCGCTGAGTTCTCGAACCTTCTTCTCAGCTTCCGCTAGGGCTTCCGAATAGGTGCCGAGGGATCGCATTTGGCGCTTTCCACCTGACTTCCAGCAGATTCGGTAAAAAGGATAGGAGGGGCGCTTGCCGTAGATGACGACCTCGGACTTGCGATGCCGGATGGTCTTGGGGAATTTCACGCTCTTCGGTGCGGAATCGCCCGAATTCTGTGCGGGATCTGTGCGGTAAGCTTGGGAAGCCTCATTTTCCCCAATAAATATGGCTCCAGAGGTAGGGCTCGAACCTACAACCACACGGTTAACAGCCGCGTGCTCTACCATTGAGCTACTCTGGAACACAGTCGCTTGCGCGAGCCGCAGAAAGTACGCAGGAACACCCTGGTCGTCAACTGGTTTTCATCACTTCATTTCATTCTTTCCCTACCTATTCCCGTTTTTCGCATTCTCGAGGCGTTGGGACAGGTGATTTACCCGCTCGGCTCGGGGGACGGGGGAATCGTCCGGGGACGGACGACGCCACAGTTGTAGTGTGGGCCGAGGCGGCCCGTCGGGTGTAGAGGGAGAGAAACGCTGAGGGATCGTCCGAGACGAACGACGCTACAATGTTGTGTGGGTCGTGTCGGCCCATGGGGGGCGGAATCGACGCTACAGGGGCTGGAAACCCGAAGTTCTTCACTTCGTAAGCGCATTCCACATTTCCTTGTTGGCAATCTCGCCAGAAACCCCCATATGTGGGGTCTTTCAGTATGGCAGATGTCAAAAAGCACAATTACGACGAAAGCAAGATCAAGACGCTTTCATCGCTGGAACATATCCGCCTGCGAACCGGCATGTATATCGGTCGCATCGGCAACGGATCTCACTATGACGACGGATGTTACATCCTGGTCAAGGAGGTGATCGATAATACCATCGACGAGTTCATCATGGGCTTCGGTAAAGAGGTCCAGATCAAGGTCGAAGGCGGTGTGGTCGAGGTTCGCGACTTCGGGCGCGGCATTCCCCTCGGCAAGGTCATTGAGTGCGTGTCCCAAATCAATACAGGGGCCAAATACAACGACGAGGTGTTCCAATTTAGCGTCGGCCTCAACGGCGTCGGCACCAAGGCGGTCAATGCGCTGTCGAAGGACTTCTTCGTCCGCAGCCATCGGGGCGGCGATTTCGTTGAAGCCTCGTTCAAGCAAGGCAAATTGAAGGGGGAAAAGAAGGGCAAGACCACCGATCCCGATGGCACCTACATCCGTTTCGAACCCGATCCCACCATCTTCAAGGACTCCGAATTCAAGGTCGAATACATCGAACGTCGGCTTCGCCACTACAGCTACCTCAACACGGGGCTGCGACTGCACTTCAACGGCAAGACGTTCCAATCCCGTCACGGACTTCTCGATCTCGTGATGGAGGACCTGGCCGCGGATCACAGTGAGCCGATCTACGCGCCGCTCCACTACACCAGCAAGACTCTCGAATTCTGTTTCACCCATACCAACAGCCGCTACGGTGAAACGTTCTTCTCCTTCGTCAACGGGCAGTACACGTCGGACGGAGGCACGCATCTCAGCGCGTTTCGTGAAGGCTTGCTCAAGGCCGTGAACGAATATTCGAAGGGTAAATTCGAGGGTGATGACGTTCGGGAATGCATCGTGGGCGCGGTAGCCATTCGCCTCAAAGACCCCGTTTTCGAATCGCAGACCAAGAACAAACTCGGCAACACCGAGATTCGCACGGACCTGGTGAATCAGGTGCGCGAGGAGTTGCTGCATTTCTTCAATCGAAACAAGGACATTGCCGAGAAGATTATTGCCAAGGCGCAGGACACTCAGCAGCTGCGCAAGGAACTCCAGGACGTCAAAAAGATGGCTCGGGAACGCGCGAAGGCGATCACGCTGCGCATCCCCCAGCTGCGGGACTGCAAATCGCACTACGACAAAGCCAAGGGCAAGGGCAAGGGCTCCATGGTCTTTCTGACCGAAGGACAGTCCGCTGCCGGATCAATCGTGAGCTGCCGCGATGTCACCACTCAGGCCATCTTCATTCTGAAGGGCAAGCCGCTGAACGTCTGGGATCTCAAGCGCGACATCGTGTACAAGAACGATGAGATGTATAACCTGATGCGGAGTCTCGATATCGAGGACAACATCGAGAATCTGCGTTATGAAAAGGTGATTCTGGCGACCGACGCCGACGTTGACGGCCTGCACATCCGCAATCTGCTCATCACCTACTTTTTTAAGTTTTTCGAGCCGCTGATCCACGGAGGTCATCTGTTCGTGCTCGAGACGCCCCTGTTCCGGGTGCGCAACAAAGATCGCACCGTCTATTGCTATAGCGAGGCCGAACGCGACGAGGTTTCCAAGAGCATGGGTAAGAGCGCGGAGATCACCCGATTCAAAGGGTTGGGAGAAATTTCGCCATCGGAATTCAAGCAGTTCATCGGAAAGGAAATGCGCCTGAGCCAGGTGGAG
This genomic window from Verrucomicrobiales bacterium contains:
- a CDS encoding site-specific integrase; the protein is MKFPKTIRHRKSEVVIYGKRPSYPFYRICWKSGGKRQMRSLGTYSEALAEAEKKVRELSAGDQTLSLTAKEASDALAIRDALDTFRKQTGQSISPIQAVAGYLEAARKLDGRSLGDVVDTYLSTLAIVRTKDLGEAVEEFLALRAPKAEAVEGKRSALNPKYVANVESWLRQFSTTFSGHKLEDLSKDLLNRFFKAFKELSVKSRNDRRITLRLFFKWCVRNDYLPATHRLNEADAMMIEAKEEGVIDFYRPGELHKLLKGSSGAMRAVIAIQALAGLRLEEALRLDWSDVFKVEGHIEISSAKSKTRSRRLAEIGPALAAWLEPHKESTGKVANQWETPNGYVQAFIALRKKLKVPSRKNGLRHGFVTFHYALHQNENMTAALAGHSPTMLHGHYRGLATKAEAEKWFSVEPTKQ
- a CDS encoding AAA family ATPase, which translates into the protein MSRSDVPLQSPTDEQGCLGCALMDSNLISKLRLDLFHDIRHQALVTILRTMMEEGHQIDTVTVSAFVERTAQAPDVGGLPYLNTLPDTAGSSAQFDYFLQGLEDFALRRAVASETETIKASINDLSTPALQVLDAAESRILSLRPKGGNRRKTRGELMADITNDLEEAARNPGQIQGLPTGFHQLDQMLWGLKPGQLVVVGGRPGHGKSALMLQIAHNAAAAGHPVAYISLEMGAKELMFRLQCSCSEVPSEIANKGAMGPEEEGRFLKATTDLCRVPIHFEDGDVHTLDRIKPVARQMLKEEGVKLIVIDYLQLIQSSNKRASRYEGITEVSGSLKQLARGLGVPIIIGSQFSRDVEKEGRRPQLSDLRDSGSIEQDADIVLLLHQKPEQGTEAGVPTELLIGKNRGGKVGKVPLFFQRSLTKFREA
- a CDS encoding type IIA DNA topoisomerase subunit B, giving the protein MADVKKHNYDESKIKTLSSLEHIRLRTGMYIGRIGNGSHYDDGCYILVKEVIDNTIDEFIMGFGKEVQIKVEGGVVEVRDFGRGIPLGKVIECVSQINTGAKYNDEVFQFSVGLNGVGTKAVNALSKDFFVRSHRGGDFVEASFKQGKLKGEKKGKTTDPDGTYIRFEPDPTIFKDSEFKVEYIERRLRHYSYLNTGLRLHFNGKTFQSRHGLLDLVMEDLAADHSEPIYAPLHYTSKTLEFCFTHTNSRYGETFFSFVNGQYTSDGGTHLSAFREGLLKAVNEYSKGKFEGDDVRECIVGAVAIRLKDPVFESQTKNKLGNTEIRTDLVNQVREELLHFFNRNKDIAEKIIAKAQDTQQLRKELQDVKKMARERAKAITLRIPQLRDCKSHYDKAKGKGKGSMVFLTEGQSAAGSIVSCRDVTTQAIFILKGKPLNVWDLKRDIVYKNDEMYNLMRSLDIEDNIENLRYEKVILATDADVDGLHIRNLLITYFFKFFEPLIHGGHLFVLETPLFRVRNKDRTVYCYSEAERDEVSKSMGKSAEITRFKGLGEISPSEFKQFIGKEMRLSQVEHAPKTDVASILGFYMGKNTPERKDYIMGNLIVPVED